In Cystobacter fuscus DSM 2262, the genomic stretch CTTGAACAGGCTGAGCACCGTGCCGATGGCGCTCAGTGCCGAGCCCGCGGCACTGCCGAGCAAGCCCATATAGGCCACCTTCTGCACCCGTTCGCGCACCCGGCTCTCCACGACGCCCTGGTTGTTCTTCGGGTTGTCTCCTGGCTGCCAGGCGCGCCAGGTGTCGTGGTACACGTAGAAGGACTCGGTGAAGCCCACGTCCAGCTTGTTGTCGGAGAAGCCGGTGATGTACTGGCCGATCCGCTCCGGGATGATCCTGTTCTCCATCCGGGCCGTCACCGTGCTCTGGACCGCGCCCTTCGACGGGTCGAAGCCCATCTGGCCGACGATGCTCTCCACGGAGCTGCCCACCAGGGAGGTGATCATGCCGAGCATTCCGCCCACCCCCGCGCTCGAGCCGACGCCCGACATCGAGCCGGCGACCGGCGCGGGTTTGTCGCTGGCGGAGAAGGAGAGGGTGAGCTTGTTGCGGAAGCCCGAGCCGAGCGCCACGCCCGAGTCCGAGCCATTGAGATCCTGATAGCGGCTCTGGGCCTCGGAGGTGATCTGCCCCAGGTCCTTGCGCGCCGTGCGCTCGAAGGCGATGAAGCGCGCCGCCTCGGCGACCTTGATGCGCACCCGGAGGACTTCCCAGAAGTAGTTGGACCACAGCACGAGCACCACGAGCAGTGGCGCCATGATGGCGAACTCGACCGTCGAGCTGCCCCGGCGGGCCGGGCGGCGGCGCGTCCGGAGGTTCGCGCGGGGGTGGGCAAGGGAATGGTTCATGGCCCGGGTCTCCATCAGTAGTTGAGCGACGAGCGCTGGATGGTGTCCCAGTCGTCCATGACTCCCACCATCGCGTCCACGAGCTGCTTTTCCCAGTGCGTGCTGATTGGCGCGAGGCGGGCCGTCCACAGGGGATTGTAGAAGTTGGGCTCTTCCTTCCAGTCGCCAGGGCGATGATAGATGGCGCGTCCCACCGACATGGCGAGCATGCCCCCCGTCATGTCGGCGAAGATCTGATCACCCGTCTCCTTCTGGGTCATGTCGAGTTTCCCCTCCATGAATTTGGTCTTGAGCTGGAAGACCTTGCGCGCCTCGATCACGTTCTTGCTGGCGAACACCACGTTGCACGGGTAGCCGAAGTGGTAGGTCCACGGAGAATAGTAGCTCGGATCGGCGAGGATGAAGGGCGTGATGCCCTGCCACGTATGATGATCGTCTGACTTCGAGCCGTTCGCCTCATGGAAGCCCCCGTCCTTGTTCGCCGCGACGCGGACCTTGTAATCGAATTTGAAGATCGTCTTGGTAATGCCGAAGCAGGGGGCCTTCACCCGGATCCTGATGTCGTCCGAGGCGAAGAGCTCGTCCCTGCGCTCCTCCGCGACGAAGCTCTTGATCTGCGAGTCCGCCACCTTGTTGATGCTGATCCCTATCCCGAGGCAGATGTTGATGTTCCATCGGCGGCCGATCAACATGGGCCCCTCGCCCTCGGCGGTCCACTTCTTGCGCACGCCGTTGGCGATGTTGCCCATGAGCAGGCGGTACTTCGCCATGTTGGGATCGCTCAACGTGTTGCTGTTGTTCAGCAGCTTCTTGCGCTCTTTCAGCCCGGTGTCCCCAATGCTGGAAGGGGCGTTCGAGCTCGGGCCGTCATCCAACACGTGCAGGAAGTTGGTCGCGTTGGTCTCCTTCATGATGTCGAAGAGATCTTGTCCGAGCTGGCCGCCCTGGCCCGACGTGAAGAAGCCGTATTTGGCCTTGGGATCCGTCCCCGTGAATGGCTCGCTTGCTTGCGCGTTGTAGATGTTCATGTACGTGGACATCAGCAGCGCCTCCTGGGCCAGCCATAACCCTATGTTGATGAAGGTGATGACGGGAATGATCGCCCGGGTCAGGATGTCCACGATCTTGACCCAGGCATCGATGGCTTGCTCGACGGCCGCGAAGATGGCGCCGATCGCGGGGATGTACTTGAGGTACTTCGCGGCGGTGCCCACCGTCTTCTGCAGGTAGAGGGCATGGCTCACGTAGGACATCAGCGTGAGCATGGCCGAGTAGTGCACCACCATCGCGCGGTTGGTGTAGGCCAGGAAGTTATAGGTCCGCGCCTGCGTGACGGCGATGGAGTAGGACTGGGCGTCCGCGGCGTCCTGCGCCTTGATCTTCGAGTAGACACCGTGACCGATGCTCACCGAGGTCATCACCATGACGGCCAGGATGAGCATGGCGATCGCGCCGATGATCATGGCCTGTCCGCGCTCGTCGCGGCGCATCTTGCGAATCAGACGGAACATTAGAGGCTCCTCGTCATTCGTCCACCGCGCAGGGGCTGACGTGTTTCTGCATCATGTTGGACTGCATGCGCATGGAATAGTTCGCGCTCAGGGGGATGATGTACTTGCGCTTGTCCAGGGCGAGGCCGGAGATGAGCTTGTAGTCACCCTTCTGGCGGCTCGTCTTGCCCTTGTTCGCGCCCAGCTTCTCCAGGGCCCGGTGGGAGGCTTCGCCCCCCAGACGCTGGTTCTCGAACTGGAGGCCCCTGAGCTTGTCCAGGGACTCGAAGCCCATGAACCAGCCGTGGATGAGCCAGTTGGCGAAGGGGATGCGCATCTCGTAGAAATAGGTGATGCGCACCGTCAGCAGGTTGGCGCGGACGATGGTGTCGTCGCGTACGTCGTCGTAGTCGATCTCCTGCGACATCATGGCGTCGCCATAGGAGGAGAAGAGCCCCGAGATCTGGCTCCGCTTGGGGTTGAGCACCTCCACGCGCACCTTCTCGAGCTTGGTGCCGCTGTGGAAGAGCACCGGGTCGGTCGTTCCCTTGACGGCGTACTCCTTGTAGGCCGCGATCGCTCTTTCCAGATCGTCGACCCGGCCCGACTCTCCCGAGGGCCTGGGCCCCAGCGTGGGCAGCACGGCGAAGTACGCCGCGTTGCGCATCAACTCACAGTGCCCGTGGTTGACGATTCCCGCCCGCGCGGAGCGGTAGGCCGCGTACTCCGTCATCAGCCGCGCCTGATACATCATTCCCAGCTGGATGATGCCCAGCACCATGAACACCATCATGGGGAGGATGAGCGCCGCCTCGACGGCCGCTTGACCCGATTCCCGGGAAGATGTGGGGGTCATCTTCATAGTGGGCGCCAATTTCCCTTGGAGGGGACGATGTAGGGCATCCGTCAACTGGCCGAGCACATCGTTTCAGGGCCCGCCTGTCCACTTCCTGCCCGTCGGGGCGACTTCCTCCGTCCTTTCCGGACCCCGCCGCGAGAGGGTATGGACTCGGGGCATGAAGGATGCAGAAGTCCAGACCCCCCCCGCCGAAGTGCCCCCCCCGCCCTCCCTCGACGAGGTGCGCCGGTGCACGCAACTGCTCGAGAGCCTGGTCGGGGATCGCCGCCTGCTCATGGCCATCCCCGAGGAGGAACGGATCGCGCTGCTGACCGCCGCGGGCCACGTGGTGCACCCGGATCGGGAAACGAAGGTGCGGCTCGTCAAGGCGCTCCGGCGCGAGCGCAAGGAGGCGAAGCGCGAGCACGACCGGGGGCTGCGCGCGGGGACGGAGATCCGCTCGCTGCGCCGGAGCGCCGTCTTCACGGTGCCGCTGCTTCCGCCGCCGCCCTCGGAGGGGCCGGAGCGGCTGCTCGAGGTCGCGCGCAGGTGCTACGTGTGCAAGGCGGAGTTCCGCAAGCTGCACTTCTTCTACGACTCCATGTGCGGGGCGTGCGCGGACTTCAACTACGCCAAGCGAACCCAGCGGGCGCCCCTGTCCGGACAGGTGGCGCTCATCACCGGGGCGCGCGTGAAGATTGGCTATCAGGCGTCGCTGATGCTGCTTCGCTCGGGGGCGCGGGTGATCGCCACCACGCGGTTTCCCAAGGACGCGGCGCGGCGCTACCTGCGCGAGCCCGACTTCGCGGAGTGGTCACACCGGCTGCACGTGCACGGGTTGGATCTGCGCCACGCCCCCAGTGTCGAGCTGTTCGCGCGGCACGTCGAGCAGACGCACCACCGGTTGGACATCCTCATCAACAACGCGGCGCAGACCGTGCGCCGTCCCCCCGGCTTCTACGCGCACCTGCTCCAGGGGGAGCTGCTCCCCGTCGACGAACTCCCGGTGGAGGCGCGCCCGCTGCTCGCCGGACATGAGACGTGCGTCGCCGGGCTGCGTCCCCTCCTGGGGGAGGGGACCCAGGCGCTCGAGCCCACGTGGCGCAGCGCCGATCCCGCGCTCGGCATCCACTCGTCCGCCGCGCTGTCGCTGCTGCCGTACGCCCTCGAGCAGGAGGGGGACACGCGCGCCCTCTTCCCCGAGGGCCGGCTGGACGCGGACCTTCAGCAGGTGGACTTGCGGCAGATGAATTCCTGGCGGATGCGGCTCGCGGACGTGTCCACGGCGGAGATGCTCGAGGTGCACCTGGTGAACGCGGTGGCGCCCTTCATCCTCTGCGGGAAGCTCAAGCCGCTGATGATGCGCGAGCGCTCCAAGCCCGGCCACATCGTGAACGTCTCCGCCATGGAGGGCAGCTTCTCGCGCGGGACGAAGACGGACAAACACCCGCACACCAACATGGCCAAGGCCGCGCTGAACATGATGACGCTGACCTCGGCGCCCGACTACGCCAAGGACGGCATCTTCATGAACGCGGTGGATACCGGCTGGATCACCGACGAGGACCCGGCGGTCTTCGCCGAGCGCAAGCAGCGGGAGACGGATTTCCAGCCGCCGCTGGACATCGTCGACGGAGCGGCGCGCGTGGTGGATCCGGTCATCTCCTCGGTGAACAGTGGCCAGTACGTGTGGGGCAACTTCTTCAAGGACTACCGCCACACGCAGTGGTGAGGCGCGTCAGCGGTGGGGCAGCGAGAGGTAGTGGGCGCCCAGCTCCGTCAGGGTGCCCGGCGCGCCCAGCAGGCTCGCGAAGCACGGGTCATTCGTCCACCGGCCGGTGAACCAGGCGTAGCGGAACACGTCGTCGCGGCTCTCGCAGACGGCGACCATGTCCGCCATCTGGGCCTTCTGCTTGGCCACCGAGTCGATCTGCGCGCCATCCTTCTGGCTGTGGCAGTTGGCGAACTCCGTGACCCAGAAGGGCTTGCCGTACTTCTTGAGCCGATCGAGCTGGCCCGCGAGCCCGTAGTCGTACCAGTGGAAGGCGAGGTAATCGATGCGTGGCGCGCGGTTGCCGTTCGCCCCGCGGTAGGCCGCGTAGAAGGCATCCAGCCAGACCACCGGATCCGAGTAGCCCTCGAGGGTGCCCCAGTTCATCGCGGGGCCCACCAGCTTCACCCCCGTGTTCGCGGCGACGCTCTCGTAGCGGGGCCATAGCTTCGCCGCGTCCTGGGGCGACATCCTGGCCTGATCATTGAGGTTGGGCTCGTTGAGCAGCAGCAGGTACTGGATCTCCGGATGGGCCTTGAGGAAGGACTCGGTGCTCGCGGCGTCGAAGTTGCCGTTCCACAGCATGGGGATGAAGTCCATGCCGTAGCGGGCGCGGTAGTCCGAGGGGATGTTCGCGTGGGGCCGGGTGCTCCAGTTGTACCACCAGCTCACCCCGGGAGCGACGGCGGCCAGATCCGCGGGCGCCGCGAAGTCGAAGGCGATTCCGCGCTTGGCGCTCTTGGTCACCACCGGCTGGGTTCCCCCGTCTCCCCCGGTGGGGGGAGTGCCCGTGTCATCCGGGGGCGTGCCCGTGTTGGAAGGACTCGCACCACAGCCCAACAGCAGGAATGCCGTGATGCACGCCGACGCGACCAGGGATTTCATATGTCTTCACCTTCGACCGGGAGGAAGCGCGCATCATCCCCACCTCCGGATGCCGCGACAAGCGTGTTGGAATTCCAGCGATGGCCACACCCGGGGAGCGGATCCGCTCGGGGCCCGAGGCCTTTTTTTGCGTGGGGCCCGGCGCGGGGATAGCAGTCCTCGTATGTCAGTGACCGCGGAGTTGCTCGAAGCCGTCCGGGAGGAAGCGCGCCCGGACACCTGGTCCGCGGGTATGGGCCTGGCCCGCGCGGGTGCCGTCTCGGTGCAGTCCGTCGGAGAGGAAGAGGCCGTCCTGCGGGTGCGCGCCGCGGGCAGGCCGGCGCCCCTGACCACCGTGCTCTACCCGGAGGACGAGATCTGGGAGTGTGACTGCCGCGGCCGGGTGGATCCCTGCGAGCACGTGGTGGCGGCGGCCATCGTCCTCCACCAATCGCGGACCCAGGCCGCCGCCGCGCCGCGTCCCGCCGCTCGGCCCATGCCCGCTCCCAACCGGCTCGCTCCGAACCGGCCCGCTCCCGCCCAGGCCCCCGCGGCCCAGGCCGCTGCGCGCCCAGGCACCGCGCCGAAGCCGGAGCGCATGGTGTACCGCTTCAAGCGCGTGGACGGAGGACTGCAACTCGAGCGCCTGCTGGTGCGTCCGGACAACACCGCGCGGTTGCTCGCGCGCAGTCTGGCGTCGCTGATGGCCAACCCCGTGGAGGCGGCGCGGATCCACGTGGAGCCGTGCGATCTGCTCGCGGACAAGCTGCTGGCGCGGCCCACGAAGGGCGCGCTTCCTCCCGAGCGGCTCGGCGCGCTGCTGCGCGTGCTGGAGCCCGCGCGCACGGTGATCTTCGACGGCGCGCTGGTGTCCGTGTCGAGCGAGCCCCTCCTGCCGCGCGTCACCGTGGAGGACCGTGGAGAGCAGACGGTGCTGAAGATCGAGAAGGATCCGCGCATCACCGAGGTGGTGAGTGCCGGGGTGGCGGTGTGCGGGGGCGCGCTCTGTCCGCTCGGCGAGCAGGGCCTCACCGGCGCGTGGCTGGAGAGCCTGCCGCAGGAGAAGGTCTTCTCGCCCGCGCAGATGGGGGATTTCACCGGCAAGGTGCTGCCGGACCTCGCGCGGCGCATGCCGGTGGACGTGAAGAGCCAGCGGCTGCCGCCCATCGATCGCACGCTCGAGCCGCGCATCTCCGTGGAGCTGAATCAGCTCGACTCCGGGCTGTCGGTGCTGCCCACCCTGGTGTACGGCGCGCCGCCCTCGGTGCGCATCGACAACGGGCGCATGGTGTATCTCAAGGGCGCGGTGCCCGTGCGCGACGAGGCCGCCGAGCAGAAGCTCATCCACCAGTTGCGCGACGAGCTGAACATGGTGCCCGGCCGGCGCGTGACGGTGCAGGGCAAGGAGGCGGTGCAGCTCGCCGACAAGCTGCGGCGTTGGCGGGGCGACCTCACCGGCGACGCGGCGCGCGTGGTGAGTCCCGACGTGCAGCTGCGCCCCGTGCTGTCGGTGGACGCGGGCGCCACGCGGGATGGGGTGCCCCAGGTGGGCTTCTCGTTCGACTTCCAGGTGGAGGGCGCGGGGGATGGCGCGCCCCGCTCGGTGGACGCGGGCGCGGTGATGCGCGCGTGGGAGGAGGGGCTCGGTCTGGTGCCGCTGGAGGGTGGCGGATGGGCCCCCCTGCCCACCGAGTGGCTGAAGACGCACGGCCAGCGCGTGGCGGAACTGCTGTCCGCGCGGGGGAAGGATGGGCGGCTCGCCAACCACGCCATTCCTCAGCTCACCGGGCTGTGCGAGGCGCTGGAGCACCCCCCTCCGCCGGGGCTCGAGCGGCTGGCGCCCCTGGTCCAGGGCTTCGAGAAGCTGCCGGACGCGCGGCTGCCCGAGGATCTCACCGCCACGTTGCGCCCCTACCAGCTCCAGGGCCTGAGCTGGCTCACCTTCCTGCGGCAGGCGGGACTGGGCGGCGTGCTCGCGGACGACATGGGTCTGGGCAAGACGTTGCAGACGATCTGCACGCTGGGGCCGGGCTCGTTGGTGGTGGCGCCCACGAGCGTGCTGCCCAACTGGGAGGCGGAGGTGAAGCGCTTCCGTCCCTCGTTGAAGGTGTCCGTCTATCACGGCCCCGGCCGCGTCCTGGACGAGACGGCCGACGTGACGCTCACCACCTACGCGCTGCTGCGCCTGGACGCGGAGGTGCTGGGCGCGAAGGAGTGGGACACGGTGGTGCTGGACGAGGCCCAGGCCATCAAGAACCCGGACAGCCAGGTGGCGCGCGCGGCGTACGGGCTACAGGCCGCCTTCCGGGTGGCCTTGAGCGGCACGCCCATCGAGAACCGGCTCGAGGAGCTCTGGAGCCTGATGCACTTCACCAACCAGGGGCTGCTCGGCGGGCGCAAGGAGTTCGAGGAGCGGTGGTCGCGGCCCGTGTCGGACAACCAGAAGGGCGCGGCCGAGCGGTTGCGCGCGCGCATCCGTCCCTTCGTCCTGCGCAGGCTCAAGCGGGACGTGGCGCCCGAGCTGCCGCCGCGCACCGAGTCCGTGCGGCACGTGACCCTGAGCGAGCGGGAGCGCGCCGTCTATGACGCGGTGTACGCCGCCACGCGCGAGGAGGTGGTGTCCCAGCTCGAGGAGGGGGGCAGCGTGCTCAAGGCGCTGGAGGCGCTGCTGCGGCTGCGCCAGGCGGCGTGCCACCCCGCGCTCGTGCCGGGACAGCAGGCGAAGACGTCCTCCAAGGTGGAGGCGCTCATCGAGGCCCTCGGCACCGCGGTGGCGGATGGGCACAAGGCGCTCGTCTTCTCGCAGTGGACGTCCATGTTGGATCTCATCGAGCCGGCGCTGCGGGAGGCGGGCATCGGCTTCATCCGGCTGGATGGGAGCACGGCCAATCGCGGTGGCGTGGCCGAGCGGTTCCAGGATCCGGAGGGCCCACCGGTGATGTTGATTTCGCTCAAGGCGGGCGCCACGGGACTCAACCTCACGGCGGCGGACCACGTCTTCCTGGTGGACCCGTGGTGGAACCCGTCGGTGGAGGCGCAGGCGGCGGACCGCGCGCACCGCATCGGCCAGCAGCGGCCGGTGATGGTGTACCGGCTGGTGTCCCGGGGCACGGTGGAGGAGAAGATCCTCACCCTGCAGGAGAAGAAGCGGGCGCTCTTCGAGTCCGCGCTCGGCGGAGCCTCGGGGGGAGCGGCCATCACCCGGGCGGACCTCATGCAACTGCTCGACTGAAGAGTGATCAGGCGATGTTGGCGACTTTATTTATTTCCAGCGCCTTGACGTCCCAACTCCCTGTCCCAAGCGGATAACTGCGCGGACACCGTGTATTTTTCAGCGCCGGAGAGCGAGACGAACTTCTCCGGGGGAAGCGCGGAGAGGCGCTCGCGCAGGAAGCCCGGATCGCGGAGCACCTCGGGGTGCTTCAAGTCGTTGTCCCCTTCCACGATGAGGGGAATCACCCGGAGCACTGCCTCCAGGCATTCCTCGCGGGTCGCGTGAGCCACGCGCTCCACCGTCAGCGCCAGGTGCTCGCGGAGCGGGGCGGGGCCCCCGGGGCACCATGCCTCCAGGGTCTTGCGCCAGACGTCATCCATGAGCGCTTCCAGCGTGTAGTCGTCATCGAACGACCAGAACGCATAGCGAGGGCCCTGGAGCACGTCCCAGAAGCGGAGCACGGAAGCGAGCCGGTCCGCTATGCGCCTGGCGCTTCGCGGTGGCGGCGGAGACACGGCATGGTAGAGCGCCCCCCAAGGCGTGTTCAGGCAGAAGGTCTCGAAGGCGGCCCTCGCGTGCAGGCGCTCCTCTTCTTGTACGCCTTCATTCAAGTCCAGGAAAATGCCGACGAACATGTGCATCCGCCAGCAGTCCCGAGGCGCACCAAATTCGGCCCCCGAGTGCATCACCAGCACCTCACCGGGCTGCATCTGGCGCAGCTGCCGGGGCTGGGGGAAGGCACCGGTCTTGATGTACTCCCGAGCCCACCACTTGCCTTCGGCTCTCACTTTACGGCGGATGGTGGCAATGGTGCCGTAGAGCCACGCTGGAAACTCAAGTACCGTGGACGGGTTCGTCGTCATGGCCTCTCGCCCTACCATCGCGGCCAGGAATTCCTCAAGCGCCTGACCCGCCCGTTCAACGGCAGTCGCCAGGCAGGTAGACCTGGCCCTGGAAGCCCTTGGGGCGTTCACCCCCTTCATAGGCAACCCGGATGGCCTGCTCGGCCAGCTCTCCGTGCTGTTCTATTTCTTCCCTGGGCAAGGGCTCTTCCTTTTGGGCCGCCCGCTCCTGACAATTGCCAGAGCGCTCCCCCGTTCTCGAAGTCGATGAAGAGGGAGCCCTCGAAACCGGTGCCTCCCACGAGCTTCTTGTCAGGGTCGACGGCCTTGTTGAGGGCCGCCAGATAGCGCCCAGCGCGTTGAGCACCAGGTGCCGGTCCATGGTCTCGCTCATGGACCAACCCACAACCTTGCGCGAGAACAGGTCGAGCACCACCGCCAGGTACAGCTACCCCTCGCGCGTGCCCACGTAGGTGATGTCCGTCGCCCAGGTGGTGTTGGGTTGCGCGGGAGAGAAATCCCTCGCGAGCACATTGGGCGCTATGGGCTGACGGTGACGCGAGTCCGTCGTGCACACGTAGCGTCGTCGTCTGCGCGCGGCCAGGCCCTGCTCACGCATGAGTCGCACCACGCGCTTGCGGCTCACCCGCTGGCCGCGGGCGCGCAACTCCGCATGCACTCGCGGGCTGCCGTACGTGCGGCGACTGTCCTGGTGCACCCGAGTGACTTCCTCGGCCAGCACCCGGTCCGACGCGTGCCGCGCTGACTCCGGGCGCTCTTGCCAAGCGTAATAACCCGAGCGCGACACGCCCAGCTGCCGGCACATGAACTTCACGGGAACGTGGGCCTTCTGCGCGTCTATCAGCTCGAACTTCACGTCGAGCCCTCCTTCGCGAAGAAGGCCGCCGCTTTTTTTAAGAAGTCGCGCTCCATCGTCAGCTGACGCACCTCCTTGCGCAGTCGCGCGAACTCCTCCCGCTCAGCCGTGGTGAGCACTCCCGCCGGGCCCTTGCCCTCGTCCACCTCCGCCTGCTTCACCCAGTTGCGCAGAGCCGAGTCCGTCAGGTCCAAGTCCTTGGCCACTGGGGGACGCTCTTGCCTCCCTCGCGCACCAGCCGGACCGCCTCGGCCTTGAACTCCGCGTTGAAGCTCCGTCTTTTTCTTCGCTCCATGGACACTACCTCCCGTGTAGCCGACTTACGAGGTATGTCCACAAAAGCGGATCAGTCCCATGAGGCGAGGTTCCGAGGTTCGTGGACCCTCCGGAACGGGGACTTGGCTTCGCTGACTGAGCCAGTGGGGTTTAGTTCCAAGGTGGGCCTACACTAGAAGATCAGGGGGTACAAAGCTGACAACCGGGATATGCTGCGCTCGAACTGAAGGAGGCTGTAATGACCAGCAAGCCTTGGGAATGGCAGGAATCGGATCTCCAGAACCTCGTGGGACAGCAGGAGTCTTCACGTCTTGAATTTAAATCGAAGAAGCTTCTGGATGAGCATCATAAGAACGCCAAGAAGCTAGCTGACATCTTGACACCCGAGGTGTCGGCCTTCGCCAATTCAGAAGGCGGCACAATCGTCATAGGCATTGAGGAGGAAAAGAAAGGGAAAGGCGGGAGGTACGCTGTTGCCCTGGAGGGAGTCGGCACAGAACTGATTTCCCCAGAATGGCTTCAACAAGTAATCGAGAGCAACCTCAGACCCTATTTGCCCGGCCTCAGGCTCAAGAGAGTTGTAATGGCAGAAGGGACTCAGGTTGCATATGTCATTAGTGTTCCGCGTGGTTCCACTGCCTACCAAGCCTCAGATTTCCTGTATTATGGTCGGTCGGAGTTCGAGGCCAAGCCCTTGCCGGACCACGAGATTCGCCTGCGGATGATGCAGGGACGCGTTCCACGAGCCCGTATTGTTGTTTGTAACGTAAGTCAGACAGCTTCCGCCGAAGAGAAGGATCAGAAGGCGCGGGCTCTGGTTGCGGGCATTGAAGATCCTGTGGAAAAGGGAATCCGGCTGATAGAGTCTGGGTGGGATGGTCCGGCCTTATATGACGAGTACAAAGTAGACCTCGCACTCATGAACGAGGGTGAGCTTACAATCCGAGACTTTCTGGCGCGGGTTCATCTGTCGTGCTCCCCGGAATTCGATATTCATGATGACAGTGGACGCAAGGTGAATGAAATAATTCTTCGCCTTCAAAGCGACCTAAATGTACTCAACGTCGGCACGGCCACATACCACCCAGGAGAGAAAAAGGTTTTTCCTGGTAGTGCTCATCAAATTGGCGCGTGCATGTTGGTGGTCCCTAAAGGGAAGGCGATCGCGGCAGGCAATTTCAAAGCGAACTGGCGAGTGTATATGGACGATACGCAACCGATCTTTGACGAGATGGAACTTGGGCTGGAATGCGAGCATTGGCTTGCGCGTGGGAAATAGGCTATTCCTCTTGGGAATGGGGGAGCCCTAAACGTGATGATGCAAGCATCGGGAAAAGAGCGACTGAATTCCTTCGGAGTAATCGATAATCAGAAAGCTACCGCCACATACAAAAGCCACAGGGATGGATTTCCCAAGCCCCGGCCCTTTGACACCGCGTCGCGCGCAAGAGTGGCCGAGCACGGGCGGCGCAACCTGGAGGTGAGCCGCACGAGCCAGCAAAGCTCATGGAGGCGTGGCTGCTGCTGGGGATGTTACGGTAGCCGAGGTCCGAGAGGCGCCGTGAAACGACTGGGAAGGTGCCTCCAAAGCCACCCCTTCAGCTTTCAGCAGGACTCCGTGTTGAGCATGGGACTACAGTCGAGAGCACGCTTGGTTCGATCGCTTCAGTCAGTGCCGCTTGGGGACATGAAGG encodes the following:
- a CDS encoding AlbA family DNA-binding domain-containing protein, with amino-acid sequence MTSKPWEWQESDLQNLVGQQESSRLEFKSKKLLDEHHKNAKKLADILTPEVSAFANSEGGTIVIGIEEEKKGKGGRYAVALEGVGTELISPEWLQQVIESNLRPYLPGLRLKRVVMAEGTQVAYVISVPRGSTAYQASDFLYYGRSEFEAKPLPDHEIRLRMMQGRVPRARIVVCNVSQTASAEEKDQKARALVAGIEDPVEKGIRLIESGWDGPALYDEYKVDLALMNEGELTIRDFLARVHLSCSPEFDIHDDSGRKVNEIILRLQSDLNVLNVGTATYHPGEKKVFPGSAHQIGACMLVVPKGKAIAAGNFKANWRVYMDDTQPIFDEMELGLECEHWLARGK